A genomic window from Erythrobacter sp. BLCC-B19 includes:
- a CDS encoding LysR substrate-binding domain-containing protein, translated as MDRGIIALERRLAGEDLRPAGTVRLATTDTLLPLLVALVPQLTALYPDIRLELVTATQMANLTRRDADLALRATAAPEPHLVGRKLAPIGFAVYAARAYIEQAGSAELDGDHAWVGLDETLAHTAAYRWLESHVPPSRTRLVMSSLSGVLLAARQGKARQWPGAAALLHGRSRKRSCAMQPRLARSIQRAVAAGAQ; from the coding sequence ATGGATCGCGGCATTATCGCGCTCGAACGGCGGCTTGCCGGCGAGGATCTGCGCCCCGCTGGAACAGTCCGCCTGGCCACCACCGATACCCTGCTCCCGCTGCTTGTGGCACTCGTCCCGCAGTTGACGGCGCTTTATCCTGATATCCGGCTTGAACTGGTCACAGCGACACAGATGGCAAACCTCACGCGGCGCGATGCCGATCTTGCCTTGCGAGCGACCGCCGCTCCCGAACCGCATCTGGTGGGCCGCAAGCTCGCGCCGATCGGTTTTGCCGTCTATGCTGCAAGAGCATACATTGAACAGGCAGGCAGTGCCGAGCTTGACGGCGATCATGCGTGGGTCGGGCTTGATGAAACCCTTGCGCACACCGCTGCCTACAGATGGCTCGAAAGCCATGTTCCGCCTTCGCGCACCCGGCTGGTGATGTCATCGCTCAGCGGCGTGCTTCTGGCAGCAAGGCAAGGCAAGGCAAGGCAATGGCCTGGCGCTGCTGCCTTGCTACATGGCCGATCCCGCAAGCGATCTTGTGCGATGCAGCCCCGTCTTGCCCGAAGTATCCAGCGCGCTGTGGCTGCTGGTGCACAGTGA
- the infC gene encoding translation initiation factor IF-3, giving the protein MAPPVKSGPRFDNMINVPKVRVIDDEGENLGVMYTREAIEQANEKGLNLVEVSPNADPPVCKFLDVGKYRYEAQKKANLARKTQKTQDIKEVKMRPNIDTHDYDVKMRNVHKFIEHGDKVKITLRFRGREMAHQHLGMDLLKQVQDDVAEYAKVEAFPRLEGRQMLMVLAPK; this is encoded by the coding sequence TTGGCCCCGCCCGTAAAAAGCGGCCCGCGTTTTGATAACATGATCAACGTCCCCAAGGTCCGCGTCATCGATGACGAAGGCGAAAACCTTGGCGTGATGTACACCCGTGAGGCGATCGAGCAGGCCAATGAAAAGGGTCTGAATCTCGTCGAGGTGTCCCCCAATGCGGACCCGCCGGTGTGCAAGTTCCTCGATGTCGGCAAGTATCGCTACGAGGCCCAGAAAAAGGCCAACCTGGCGCGCAAGACGCAGAAGACCCAGGACATCAAGGAAGTGAAGATGCGTCCGAACATCGACACGCATGATTATGACGTGAAGATGCGCAACGTGCACAAGTTCATCGAACATGGTGACAAGGTGAAGATCACCCTGCGCTTTCGCGGGCGTGAAATGGCGCACCAGCACCTTGGCATGGATCTGCTCAAGCAGGTGCAGGACGATGTCGCCGAATATGCCAAGGTCGAAGCCTTCCCGCGTCTTGAAGGACGCCAGATGCTGATGGTGCTCGCGCCCAAGTAA
- a CDS encoding DUF547 domain-containing protein, whose translation MSFRPLIRPALLATALVIAAPALAETGAADAQLATFTPSQSPNNDKIDYSIWDEAMKNIVISMGPSLREGAGRPDPSFGTRRQYGHVSRYRLEGTRVMFSFLDADVIASFTEYRKDLENTANIVDIQSLSRNEQLAYWINLHNVAMVEQIANAWPIRQPREIKVDGVPLDEARFITVEGVSLSPRDIREKIVYRHWKDPAVMYGFWRGEIGGPSLQREAFNADNVARLLTRSAADFVNSLRGTQEQSGTLQVSEFYREAAPFFFPNFEADVRAHLARYADETTSALLAKTSGVDPVINEHDIADIEGGVREPTYQNITSNGQAISFRIPQSVTALLRERETKFQEIIRQGRTGTVTFSNIALPGDTGEAAEVE comes from the coding sequence ATGTCGTTCCGCCCCCTGATCCGCCCCGCCCTGCTGGCCACCGCGCTGGTGATCGCCGCCCCCGCACTGGCCGAAACCGGCGCGGCGGATGCCCAGCTTGCGACCTTCACCCCTTCGCAGTCGCCCAACAACGACAAGATCGACTATTCGATCTGGGACGAGGCGATGAAGAACATCGTCATTTCGATGGGCCCGTCCTTGCGCGAAGGCGCGGGCCGCCCCGATCCCAGCTTCGGCACCCGCCGCCAGTACGGCCATGTCTCGCGTTACCGCCTGGAAGGCACGCGGGTGATGTTCAGCTTCCTCGATGCCGATGTGATCGCCAGTTTCACCGAGTACCGCAAGGATCTCGAGAACACCGCCAACATCGTCGACATCCAGTCGCTCTCGCGCAACGAGCAGCTGGCCTACTGGATCAACCTCCACAATGTCGCGATGGTCGAGCAGATCGCCAATGCCTGGCCGATCCGCCAGCCGCGCGAGATCAAGGTGGACGGCGTCCCGCTTGATGAGGCGCGCTTCATCACCGTCGAAGGGGTGAGCCTCAGCCCGCGCGATATTCGCGAGAAGATCGTCTATCGCCACTGGAAGGACCCGGCGGTGATGTACGGCTTCTGGCGCGGCGAGATTGGTGGACCGTCGCTCCAGCGTGAGGCCTTCAATGCCGATAACGTCGCGCGCCTGCTGACCCGCAGCGCGGCCGATTTCGTCAATTCGCTGCGCGGCACGCAGGAACAGAGCGGCACCTTGCAGGTGTCCGAATTCTACCGCGAGGCTGCGCCGTTCTTCTTCCCCAATTTCGAAGCCGACGTGCGCGCGCATCTTGCCCGCTATGCCGATGAGACCACCTCAGCCCTGCTTGCCAAGACCAGTGGGGTCGATCCGGTGATCAACGAGCACGACATCGCCGACATCGAAGGCGGCGTGCGCGAGCCGACCTATCAGAACATCACCTCGAACGGTCAGGCGATCAGCTTCCGCATCCCGCAGAGCGTCACCGCCCTGCTGCGCGAGCGCGAGACCAAGTTCCAGGAGATCATCCGCCAGGGCCGCACCGGCACGGTGACCTTCAGCAACATCGCCCTGCCCGGCGATACGGGCGAGGCCGCCGAGGTCGAGTAA
- a CDS encoding RelA/SpoT family protein, translating to MLRQYELVEKVLDYDPDADEAMLNRAYVYTVQKHGSQKRASGDPYFSHPVEVAGLMTDLKLDQATIITALLHDTVEDTLATIEDIEAHFGPEVARLVDGVTKLSKIEAMPENERAAENLRKFLLAMSEDIRVLLVKLADRLHNMRTLHFIKKPEKRLRIARETMDIYAPLAERVGMYEYMHEMQALAFRELEPEAYATITGRLEQLRSQDGGQVDAIALKIKQRLAEAGLKVEVYGREKHPYSIWHKMAERHVSFEQVTDIMAFRVLTDTEEDCYRALGILHTTWQFLPGKFKDYISTPKSNGYRSLHTSLMYENSMRVEVQVRTRAMHRTNEFGLAAHWAYKQGDKPDGAVGWLRDLIEIVDASHDAEELLEHTRMAIYQDRIFAFTPKGALFQLPKGATAVDFAFAVHTNLGLQTAGVKINGRHMPLRTPLANGDVVEIIKNPHASPQLSWLAFVVTGKARAAVRRAVRMKERAEVATIGSKLFDEIAARVPARIGKKAIRAAVERLGMEEPDDLMYAIGAAKITDREVMEALVPGCTADIQEDEHWERRERAISITGLTPGVAFELAPCCHPVPGDRIVGIRRKGEPVLVHAIDCMELASGVDSDWIDLAWGNQSSGATGQLSVTIYDRLGTLAEMAGIFAQNKANIITLMQAHIDHPFVTYDVEVEVEDSAHLNRIISALRASDAVAQAERQ from the coding sequence ATGCTGCGCCAGTACGAACTCGTCGAGAAGGTCCTCGATTACGACCCCGACGCCGATGAGGCGATGCTCAACCGCGCCTATGTCTATACCGTGCAGAAGCACGGCAGCCAGAAGCGCGCCTCCGGCGACCCCTATTTCAGCCACCCCGTCGAAGTCGCGGGGCTGATGACCGACCTGAAGCTCGATCAGGCGACCATCATCACCGCGCTGCTCCACGACACGGTCGAGGATACCCTCGCCACGATCGAGGATATCGAGGCCCATTTCGGCCCCGAAGTCGCGCGGCTGGTGGACGGGGTCACCAAGCTCTCCAAGATCGAGGCCATGCCCGAGAACGAGCGCGCAGCGGAAAACCTGCGCAAGTTCCTGCTCGCCATGTCCGAAGACATCCGCGTGCTGCTGGTCAAGCTTGCCGACCGCTTGCACAATATGCGCACGCTCCACTTCATCAAGAAGCCGGAAAAGCGCCTGCGCATCGCGCGCGAGACGATGGATATCTACGCCCCCCTCGCCGAGCGGGTGGGGATGTATGAATATATGCACGAAATGCAGGCGCTGGCCTTCCGCGAGCTTGAGCCCGAGGCCTATGCCACGATCACCGGCCGGCTGGAGCAGTTGCGCTCGCAAGACGGCGGGCAGGTCGATGCGATTGCCCTGAAGATCAAGCAACGCCTCGCCGAAGCGGGGCTCAAGGTCGAGGTCTACGGGCGCGAGAAGCACCCCTATTCGATCTGGCACAAGATGGCCGAACGCCATGTCAGCTTCGAACAGGTGACCGACATCATGGCCTTCCGCGTCCTCACCGACACGGAGGAGGACTGCTACCGCGCACTGGGCATCCTCCACACCACCTGGCAATTCCTGCCGGGCAAGTTCAAGGACTATATCTCGACGCCGAAGTCGAACGGGTACCGTTCCCTGCACACCTCGCTGATGTACGAGAATTCGATGCGCGTCGAAGTGCAGGTTCGCACCCGTGCGATGCATCGCACCAATGAATTCGGCCTCGCGGCGCACTGGGCCTACAAACAGGGCGACAAGCCCGACGGCGCGGTGGGCTGGCTGCGCGACCTGATCGAGATCGTCGATGCCAGCCACGATGCCGAAGAGCTGCTCGAACACACCCGCATGGCGATCTATCAGGATCGCATCTTCGCCTTCACCCCCAAGGGCGCGCTGTTCCAGCTGCCCAAGGGCGCGACGGCGGTCGACTTTGCCTTTGCGGTGCACACCAATCTCGGGCTGCAGACGGCAGGTGTGAAGATCAACGGCCGCCATATGCCGCTGCGCACGCCGCTGGCGAATGGTGACGTTGTCGAGATCATCAAGAACCCCCACGCCAGCCCGCAGCTGTCATGGCTGGCCTTTGTCGTCACCGGCAAGGCGCGCGCCGCCGTGCGCCGCGCGGTGCGGATGAAGGAGCGCGCCGAGGTCGCGACCATCGGTTCCAAACTGTTCGACGAAATTGCCGCCCGCGTCCCGGCGCGCATCGGCAAGAAGGCGATCCGCGCGGCGGTCGAACGACTCGGCATGGAGGAGCCGGACGACCTGATGTACGCCATCGGCGCGGCCAAGATCACCGACCGCGAGGTGATGGAAGCGCTCGTCCCCGGCTGCACCGCCGATATTCAGGAAGACGAACACTGGGAACGGCGTGAACGCGCGATCTCGATCACCGGCCTGACGCCGGGTGTCGCCTTTGAACTCGCGCCTTGCTGCCACCCCGTCCCCGGCGACCGCATCGTCGGCATCCGCCGCAAGGGCGAGCCGGTGCTCGTCCACGCGATCGACTGCATGGAACTGGCGAGCGGGGTGGACAGCGACTGGATCGACCTAGCCTGGGGCAACCAGTCAAGCGGGGCGACCGGGCAATTGTCGGTGACGATCTACGACCGGCTCGGCACGCTGGCCGAAATGGCGGGCATCTTCGCGCAGAACAAGGCCAACATCATCACGCTGATGCAGGCGCATATCGACCACCCCTTCGTCACCTATGATGTCGAGGTGGAGGTCGAGGATTCGGCGCATCTCAATCGCATCATCTCGGCCCTGCGCGCCAGCGACGCGGTGGCCCAGGCGGAGCGGCAGTAG
- a CDS encoding TonB-dependent receptor plug domain-containing protein — MSFQTPLYRGALCVASILLAGVATPALAQATAQPADAVADVTTTEEQAAQEGQAITVTGSRIAGLPKDGPVQTLSVTRDDIVQSGAGTIIEVLQDLPVTSGGGQTFSTATAGALSSDTPVGASAVSLRGLGASSTLTLINGRRAQISAFARGQESFIDASSIPLAAIERVEVLPSGASAIYGADAVAGVVNFVLREDFEGLELSGSYGNSTAGTDEGRFNISGVFGAQLGERNSVMLVVDYFRRNPFFLRDRAISRNSFSPSQQGFFPSFNDLFLQTNDQTEGPGNGGCAPENFGVGNLGEFCEVNNNAFVSANDRLETLGGLFTHQFRITDGLTWYNDVIYQRVRSRGVSSPANFSRAPVDPENPFWPAALQQDIIDEAGVDDFSEFFGFPIFAWGKVPEPRGVEVESDSYRITSGLKGDLTGDWDFDVAFLFGGNDRVQRGTSGLYRSGAFFDLNLGNICTDGSRVNRWTVNAARPSARFVGDTCEDAGKSTLWYNPFGGQTEQADGVLDLLETEAERRGKSRLYALDGFVSGTVLDLPAGPVKAAFGGEFRRETLSDVPSGLAVATPTNPDPILGFSSTSANATRNNWSVFGEFYVPVTETFNLQLAGRYDDFQGFGGDFNPKIAARWQPVEWLAVRGNYSTSFRAPSLAQSGAGVLLSSYRVDCRATPQACNNNANATGQALLSEDVGNTNLEAENARSFGGGVVFQPNNAIELLVDYWNIRHENLVGIDEDDFIRRALAGEFPVVGSGLLPTGSPGLEVTNGFVSDAHFQITNLGFQKTDGIDVAYTHRFPEGPLGLFTLTADVTHILNFDRQASPSSPVERLAGDYLFPDWIGAARLRWRKDEWRASVAGFYTSGYRDDPANRTLDALGLPRGQDYFVDDYITVDFTVSYDFAEDSFVQLAVRNVLDEDPPLVLGSSSNVDLFNHDLIGRFATVSIVTRF; from the coding sequence ATGTCGTTTCAAACACCGCTTTACCGCGGCGCACTGTGCGTCGCCTCCATTCTGCTCGCCGGCGTTGCCACGCCTGCTCTGGCCCAGGCCACGGCGCAGCCCGCCGACGCCGTGGCTGATGTTACCACAACCGAGGAACAGGCCGCTCAAGAGGGCCAGGCCATCACCGTCACCGGCAGCCGCATTGCCGGCCTGCCCAAGGACGGCCCGGTGCAGACGCTGTCCGTGACGCGCGACGATATCGTCCAGTCGGGCGCAGGCACCATTATTGAAGTGCTGCAAGACCTGCCCGTCACCAGCGGCGGCGGCCAGACCTTCTCGACCGCGACCGCCGGTGCGCTGTCCTCCGACACGCCGGTCGGCGCTTCGGCGGTGTCGCTGCGCGGGCTTGGTGCCTCCTCCACCCTGACGCTCATCAACGGGCGGCGGGCGCAAATCAGCGCGTTTGCGCGCGGGCAGGAGAGCTTCATTGATGCAAGCTCCATTCCTCTGGCCGCGATCGAGCGGGTCGAGGTGCTGCCGTCCGGCGCATCGGCGATTTACGGGGCGGACGCCGTGGCGGGGGTCGTCAACTTTGTGCTGCGCGAGGATTTCGAAGGGCTGGAGCTGTCAGGCTCCTACGGCAATTCGACCGCCGGGACAGACGAAGGCCGCTTCAACATCTCGGGCGTGTTCGGCGCCCAGCTGGGCGAGCGCAATTCGGTGATGCTGGTGGTCGATTATTTCCGCCGCAATCCCTTCTTCCTGCGCGACCGGGCGATCAGCCGCAACAGCTTCAGCCCGAGCCAGCAGGGCTTCTTCCCGAGCTTCAACGATCTGTTCCTCCAGACCAACGACCAGACCGAAGGCCCGGGCAACGGCGGCTGCGCGCCCGAGAATTTCGGGGTCGGCAACCTCGGCGAGTTCTGCGAGGTCAACAACAACGCCTTTGTTTCCGCCAATGACCGGCTGGAAACGCTGGGCGGGTTGTTCACCCACCAGTTCCGCATCACCGATGGTCTGACATGGTACAACGACGTCATCTACCAGCGCGTCCGGTCACGCGGGGTCAGCAGCCCGGCGAATTTCAGCCGCGCGCCGGTCGATCCCGAAAACCCGTTCTGGCCCGCCGCGCTCCAGCAGGACATCATCGATGAAGCCGGGGTGGACGACTTCAGCGAGTTCTTCGGCTTCCCGATCTTCGCCTGGGGCAAGGTGCCCGAACCGCGCGGGGTTGAGGTCGAATCCGACAGCTACCGGATCACCTCCGGTCTCAAGGGCGATCTGACCGGCGATTGGGACTTCGATGTCGCCTTCCTGTTCGGCGGCAATGACCGGGTGCAGCGCGGGACATCGGGCCTGTACCGTTCGGGTGCGTTCTTCGATCTCAACCTCGGCAATATCTGCACCGACGGCAGCCGGGTGAATCGCTGGACGGTGAACGCCGCCCGGCCAAGTGCACGCTTCGTGGGTGACACTTGCGAGGACGCGGGCAAATCGACCCTGTGGTACAACCCGTTCGGCGGCCAGACCGAACAGGCCGACGGCGTGCTCGACCTGCTGGAAACGGAGGCCGAACGGCGCGGTAAGTCGCGGCTCTATGCGCTGGATGGCTTCGTCAGCGGCACGGTGCTCGATCTGCCCGCCGGCCCGGTCAAGGCCGCGTTCGGCGGCGAATTCCGCCGCGAAACGCTGAGCGATGTGCCCTCGGGCCTCGCGGTCGCAACCCCGACCAACCCTGATCCGATCCTTGGCTTCTCGTCCACCAGCGCCAATGCCACGCGCAACAACTGGTCCGTGTTCGGGGAGTTCTACGTCCCGGTGACCGAGACCTTCAACCTGCAACTGGCCGGACGTTACGACGACTTCCAGGGCTTCGGCGGCGACTTCAATCCCAAGATCGCCGCACGCTGGCAGCCGGTGGAATGGCTCGCGGTGCGCGGCAATTACTCGACCAGCTTCCGCGCGCCTTCGCTGGCGCAAAGCGGGGCGGGCGTGCTGCTGTCGTCCTACCGGGTCGATTGCCGGGCCACGCCGCAGGCCTGCAACAACAACGCCAACGCCACCGGGCAGGCGCTGTTGTCCGAGGACGTCGGCAACACCAACCTCGAAGCCGAAAACGCCCGCAGCTTCGGCGGCGGGGTGGTGTTCCAGCCGAACAATGCGATCGAACTGCTGGTCGATTACTGGAACATCCGGCACGAGAATCTGGTCGGCATCGACGAGGATGATTTCATCCGCCGCGCGCTGGCGGGCGAATTCCCGGTGGTCGGTTCCGGCCTGTTGCCGACCGGTTCGCCGGGGCTGGAAGTGACCAACGGCTTTGTGTCGGACGCGCATTTCCAGATCACCAATCTCGGCTTCCAGAAGACCGACGGGATCGATGTGGCCTACACCCACCGCTTCCCCGAAGGGCCGCTCGGGTTGTTCACGCTGACCGCGGACGTCACCCACATCCTCAACTTCGACCGGCAGGCGTCGCCCTCCAGCCCGGTTGAACGGCTGGCGGGGGATTACCTCTTCCCCGACTGGATCGGCGCGGCCCGCCTGCGCTGGCGCAAGGATGAATGGCGCGCGAGCGTCGCCGGGTTCTACACCAGCGGCTACCGCGACGATCCGGCCAACCGGACGCTCGACGCCCTCGGCCTTCCGCGCGGGCAGGACTATTTCGTCGATGATTACATCACCGTCGATTTCACCGTCAGCTACGATTTCGCCGAAGACAGCTTCGTCCAGCTGGCGGTGCGCAACGTGCTTGACGAGGATCCCCCGCTGGTGCTCGGTTCGTCGTCCAATGTCGACCTGTTCAATCACGACCTTATCGGTCGGTTTGCCACGGTCAGCATCGTGACGCGGTTCTGA
- the pdeM gene encoding ligase-associated DNA damage response endonuclease PdeM, which yields MVRAMFAPFPFAGHELALGQGRALYWPAERALLVADLHLEKASWFAARGSMLPPYDSRDTLERLADAVRITGARRVITLGDNFHDDAGALRLDAHCTGMLEALTRALDWVWITGNHDEALPKGFGGTIVPELVLGGVILRHEARAGETAPELSGHFHPKLRVNVRNRHIARPCAVMSRSSNGAERMILPAFGTLTGGMDAGAPEILSALQPARQIEALMPAAGRIARFPLWQMPA from the coding sequence ATGGTTCGCGCTATGTTCGCCCCCTTTCCTTTCGCCGGACACGAACTTGCCCTGGGGCAAGGGCGCGCGCTTTACTGGCCGGCGGAGCGTGCGCTGCTGGTGGCTGACCTGCATCTGGAAAAGGCGAGCTGGTTTGCCGCCAGAGGCTCCATGCTACCGCCCTACGACAGCCGCGACACGCTCGAACGGCTGGCCGATGCGGTGCGGATCACCGGCGCGCGGCGGGTGATTACCCTTGGCGACAATTTCCACGATGATGCAGGCGCATTGCGGCTCGATGCGCATTGCACCGGGATGCTCGAAGCGCTCACGCGGGCGCTCGACTGGGTGTGGATCACCGGCAACCACGACGAGGCATTGCCCAAGGGCTTCGGTGGGACGATCGTCCCCGAGCTCGTGCTGGGCGGTGTAATCCTGCGCCACGAAGCCCGCGCCGGAGAGACCGCGCCCGAACTGTCGGGCCACTTTCACCCCAAGCTCAGGGTGAACGTCAGGAATCGCCACATCGCCCGGCCTTGCGCCGTCATGAGCCGCAGCAGCAACGGCGCCGAACGCATGATCCTGCCCGCCTTCGGCACGCTCACCGGCGGGATGGACGCGGGCGCGCCCGAGATCCTGTCCGCCCTCCAGCCCGCCCGCCAGATCGAGGCGTTGATGCCCGCCGCAGGCCGCATCGCGCGCTTTCCCTTGTGGCAAATGCCAGCATAA
- a CDS encoding peptidylprolyl isomerase: protein MRTILLAASAALALALPLAAEEATKPAAPAPSEIVAAAPRKDWVLIPAEDLLVMTLAPDTDGKPRQVVIQLMPAPFSQGWVHNIRLFARSGWYDGISVNRVQDNYVTQWGDPNYDNPEATGKPKPLPEGLKAMTEAEYLAPDLLAVPDPRGRPRMNYSLGATMIRNAMIATNGGVVVPEAFRQALQTGTPPASEEPPRMGDAYADFVTLALGWPLGGTMGDEGNPFWPVHCYGMVGVGRNYSPDTGSGAELYTVIGHAPRHLDRNIALVGRVIEGMEHLSSLPRGSGALGFYTAEEAGKRTAITSVRVVADLPASEQPAFEYLSTESETFAAYAQAVANRRDPFFIVPAGGADICNIRVPVRRVVEQAWAAPPRSPN, encoded by the coding sequence ATGAGAACCATCCTGCTCGCCGCTTCGGCCGCCCTTGCCCTTGCCCTGCCGCTTGCTGCCGAGGAGGCTACCAAGCCAGCCGCACCCGCCCCTTCCGAAATCGTCGCCGCCGCGCCGCGCAAGGACTGGGTTCTGATCCCGGCGGAGGATCTTCTGGTGATGACCCTCGCCCCAGACACGGACGGCAAGCCGCGGCAGGTGGTGATCCAGCTCATGCCTGCGCCGTTCAGTCAGGGCTGGGTCCACAACATCCGCCTGTTCGCGCGCTCGGGCTGGTATGACGGGATTTCGGTCAACCGGGTGCAGGACAATTACGTCACCCAGTGGGGCGATCCCAATTACGACAACCCCGAGGCGACGGGGAAGCCCAAGCCGCTGCCGGAAGGGCTGAAGGCGATGACCGAGGCGGAGTATCTCGCGCCCGATCTGCTTGCCGTCCCGGACCCGCGCGGGCGGCCTCGGATGAACTATAGCTTGGGTGCGACGATGATTCGCAATGCCATGATCGCGACCAACGGCGGTGTGGTAGTCCCCGAGGCGTTCCGGCAAGCCTTGCAGACCGGGACGCCTCCGGCCAGCGAAGAGCCGCCGCGCATGGGGGATGCCTATGCCGATTTTGTGACGCTGGCCCTGGGCTGGCCGCTTGGCGGAACCATGGGGGATGAAGGCAATCCGTTCTGGCCCGTCCACTGCTACGGCATGGTCGGCGTGGGCCGGAACTATTCGCCCGACACTGGCTCTGGCGCGGAGCTTTATACCGTGATCGGCCATGCGCCCCGTCACCTCGATCGCAATATCGCGCTGGTCGGCCGGGTGATCGAGGGGATGGAGCACCTCTCCAGCCTGCCGCGCGGATCGGGCGCGCTGGGGTTCTACACCGCCGAGGAAGCGGGCAAGCGCACGGCGATCACATCGGTACGGGTCGTGGCCGACCTGCCTGCGAGTGAACAACCCGCGTTCGAATACCTGTCGACCGAAAGCGAGACCTTCGCGGCCTACGCCCAAGCCGTCGCCAACCGCCGCGATCCGTTCTTCATCGTCCCCGCCGGCGGCGCGGATATCTGCAACATCCGCGTGCCGGTGCGGCGGGTGGTTGAGCAGGCATGGGCTGCTCCGCCCCGCTCGCCGAATTGA
- the hemF gene encoding oxygen-dependent coproporphyrinogen oxidase, translating to MTDWTPYTERARVWFEDLRDDICAEFEAIEREAGSDAAFQYTPWQREEEGNPDPGGGTQGLMKGKVFEKVGVNVSTVRGSFAKEFAGSINGASAEAPGFVATGISLVAHMSNPHVPAVHMNTRFLTTTKAWFGGGADLNPPLPYAEDTEAFHAAMRAACDPHNESYYERYSKWAEEYFYIPHRKVHRGVGGLFCDHLECADDAAWERNFAFIQDIGKQFLEAFPAIVRKRMNTPFTPEDEAQMFEYRGRYAEFNLVYDRGTIFGLKTGGNIDAILMSLPPRATWS from the coding sequence ATGACGGACTGGACACCTTACACCGAGCGCGCGCGCGTGTGGTTCGAAGACCTGCGCGATGATATCTGCGCCGAGTTCGAGGCGATCGAGCGTGAAGCGGGTTCGGACGCCGCGTTCCAATACACCCCCTGGCAGCGCGAGGAGGAGGGCAATCCCGATCCCGGCGGCGGCACGCAGGGGTTGATGAAGGGCAAGGTGTTCGAAAAGGTCGGCGTGAACGTGTCGACCGTGCGCGGCAGCTTTGCCAAGGAATTTGCCGGCTCGATCAACGGGGCGAGCGCCGAGGCACCCGGCTTCGTCGCCACCGGCATCAGCCTGGTCGCACACATGAGCAACCCGCACGTGCCCGCCGTGCACATGAACACCCGCTTCCTCACCACCACCAAGGCGTGGTTCGGCGGCGGGGCGGACTTGAACCCGCCGCTCCCCTATGCCGAAGATACCGAGGCGTTTCACGCCGCGATGCGCGCGGCCTGCGATCCGCATAACGAGAGCTATTACGAACGCTATTCGAAGTGGGCGGAGGAGTATTTCTACATCCCCCACCGCAAGGTGCATCGCGGCGTGGGCGGATTGTTCTGCGACCACCTCGAATGTGCCGACGATGCCGCCTGGGAGCGCAACTTCGCCTTCATTCAGGATATCGGGAAGCAGTTCCTCGAAGCCTTCCCGGCTATCGTCAGGAAGCGCATGAACACGCCCTTCACCCCCGAGGACGAAGCGCAGATGTTCGAATACCGGGGCCGCTATGCCGAGTTCAACCTCGTCTACGACCGCGGCACGATCTTCGGCCTCAAGACCGGCGGCAATATTGACGCGATCCTGATGAGCCTGCCGCCCAGGGCCACCTGGTCATAA